The Solanum dulcamara chromosome 6, daSolDulc1.2, whole genome shotgun sequence genome contains the following window.
TCTCAACTGTTTATTAGATATATAAATTAACAActtaatatttgtcattttctttaattatacacagCATCCTTAATCACCTTGAAGTCAGAGAAGACCTTTAGTACTGTACTCTACTCTTGAACCAGCAGCCTTTGCGCCAAGCAAGACTGCCcttgttcctttttggaacataCTTGAAGTTTTACAGCTTATTAAGATTAATCTGTATAATGAAAggaaatgatatattttaagtgaCTAACTTATTATCTATGTAATGAGCAATCGAAAATACAcacaaaaatcataatttaaatggaaagtgtattatatatatggacaCCTTACCATGTATTCAACACCTTGGTGACGTCtggtatgattttttttttcctagcATCCCATGTGAGATATTGTTCCTGATTTCCATGAAAAATCCGCCTATCTAAAGAACCATTTGCTAGTTCCACAAACAGAGTAATTTCTACACACGATTTGATACCCGCAGTCCCCAATGGCTTCTGTCAATAGATCATTCCCTGTCCAAGATGATCCTTCCCAGTGATACACCCTTAACTTCCCATCAGCCCCAAATTTCATGAATCGATCAGTTTCTTTACTTTTGAATAACATCTCTTTGGAAACACTCATATTAACAAAGTCTCCAAAATTGGGATTGAGAAGTTAAGTTCACAGCAAGCATTGAGAAATATAATTGGCGTGGATTTGACTCAATGTATGTCAAAAGGCCAAAACTTTGAACTTCAAATGTGAACAGACCATGATTCCAGTTTGTTGCTGATATGCTGGATCTCAGCTTCTGTCTAGGAGCCATTATTTGTCCACTAACCAAAGAGTCTGTTGGATGATCAAAAGACTATCAAATGGTGTCATTACTTTTGCCAAAGAGGACAATATTTGCCATTACTGTCAAGTTGAAGGCTGAAACAATCTCTCCGCTTGTGTTTGTTTTCCAAATCAACTTAATTACCATTTGAGTCCATCAAGAAAAAGCCTCCGTCTTGCCTAAGTTGCACGGTTGCATTAGCTCTAACTGGATTATTCCGATTTACTGACCAAACTAATCTCGGGTAATATAGATAAGAATAATAGTTCATAATTGGGAATAAAAGGACGCCAAAAACGCAAGCAGTGCCATTGTAATCACATAAGAAACCACAGATAAACGCAGTCTCGTTCCCTTCTCTCTAGAGGATGGGTGTCAGTGTGGCTCCATCTGTGGATTCCTCTATTGATCCAGGTAATAATGGAATTGGTGATAAATGTTTCAGGAGGTTGACAACTAATCAGATGAAGTGAAGAAAGAATGAGGAGAATTGACTCTGAAAAAAGTGGCACTATAATTAAGAACAATTGGACTGTTTTCAGCTATTATGCAATCGATATGCAATTATCTCTAAGAACAAAAAGATCTGTTATGCTTAATACCTTTAGTTTGGTCAGTATCTGTCTTAGTTCGACCCTCTCCAATCAACATAAAGAGGGGCCTCATGGAAACTTCTTCAATGTTATTGCTATTATCTTACAAATTTTGTTGACTTCTAATATTAACTAGAGATAACAAATAGACAGTTCAATGGAATTGGTGGCCTAAAGTCAAAATGCGGTTTCAACTTATTTACTAAACGAGAAAACAGGTCTAGATATGTTCTTAAAATTGAGCAGATATGCCCTTCATTGATAGTTTAGCTCAAATATGTCTTTACGGTTCTATAGTTGGTCCAACTATTATCCTTCAGTAATTTAAGGGCATATTTAAACCAATTGAGTGATAAAGGCATATTTAAGTTAAACTATAAACGAAGGGAATATCCTTTAATGAGACAAAAAACTTACTTCGCTGTTAGGACTAACTAATTCTCAGGGAAAATCTGTAAAAGTAACCAGCTACTTCACAATAACTAATTCATATATTACAATTTTCGTACTACTAATTCCTGTATAATTAATACTTGTATAGTTCAATATTACTAATTTCTGTATTACAATCTTATCATTACTAATATCCACATTAATAATCCCGCATCAGGTTGAATACATGTCCAAACATAAATTTAACTCCAAATATGTATTGATGAATGTCTAATAGAAAATTTGTTTATATAACTCCTCTCTTTGCCGGCCTTTATaattagtttttctttttttttccttgccGGCCTGTAATTAGAATTCGACCGGCATCCCTATTGGTCCGTTTGTCTTCAGTTAGAATATGGATTAGGACTGGCAATTAAGTGATATTATTATTCAGAAATAATATTCTGAAGTAAAAACTAGAATTCTTTTGGGAaatgaacaacaacaataatatatcgAATCGAGTGAATTTTATAAATTGGATTTGAAGTAGGGTACTGTACGcagaccctcagctcaagtaGCATTACCAATAAGCGGACCgagttatattttttcaaaatttatatcaaTACAAAATCAAAACAgaataataatgatgaaattgTGTGCTAACCTCCTATAATTAATTGCCtttttaaaattagaaataaaaaatttcgAGAATAAGGTTTCACTGTTGACCATTTCAGAAGATAATGTCTACAAATAAAACAAGATTCCGGTTCTAGTGGTACTTCCCCTTTTTGTCCTAAATAGCTACTCctattaataaatttattttatcttattttatctttaataagataatttataattataaatgtaatacttattttaaatcacaaattttaaattttttttttattgacttCATATCTGATCAAATGGTACTATTTAAATTCGGACAAAGAATATTAATATCTTTAGCATGTGTAATGGAATGAGAATATTCATCTCAAGTGCAAAATTTATACTtcatatttttgttgtttttcttaaatttcatgtttagtcaaatttcatttttgttattGATTGATTTAGCTGTTAATATAGGGTCAAAAGTGATCTATATATATTCCATTtgaaaaacaaataattaaccATAGAGATGGAAATAATACTCATGACTTCAATTGCAGTATCAATTTGTGCAATTTTTCTTGGGATTTGGGCCTGGAGATTCTTGAATTGGTTATGGTTCAAACCAAAGAAATTAGAGAAATATCTAAGGCAGCAAGGTCTAAATGGAAACTCATACAAGTTATTTTTTGGAGACTTGAAAGATGGTTATATGATGTCTAAAGAAGCCAAGTCTAAACCAATGAACTTCTCTCATGATATTGCACCAAGAGTTTCTCCTCTCCTCCATAAAACCTTCACCAAATTTGGTAAGTATAACTCCAAATTTGTCAATTTCGATAATATCGTCATATCTCTCTATAATAGTATTTTATTACAGCAACCAATGTGTTATATTTTTGGAACCGATGTTTATATTATGCTATGTTGTATaactgcaaaaaaaaaaaaaatcagacaAACGACATTATTATAGAGaggtttaattgtatatatatatgcataaatCGTTTTAATTTTTGGGATAAATAAACTAAACCAAGGGAGTGTTTGACATGAAAGAAAAATGTTTCTTCCTAATTTTCTAATATTTGGTAAGTAATAAACAAAACATATTGTTCCAAgtgtattatatataatttagacaaATAGTATTATCGGGTGGAAGTGCGGCGGAGGTAAAGTTGGGAACAAGGTGTTGGGTGGGGCTTAGCgaggttggggggggggggggtcagaATGCCACTTGTAAAATTTAATTAACCTATTTATATCATGAaagttatttttctatttttttaaataagaaCATATATTGTTTTCCtaaaataagtattttaaaaatatttatcaatcaataatgaaaaaattgaaaaacatgtTTCTCAAAAACATTTTCCTCCATACCAGACACAGACCCCAAATTGTTTAATTTGTTTCTCACGTTATTAATTTCATTTGTTATGAATAATTATTTGTAGTTTTTTTGAAATAGTCTAATACTAATTATTTCAGGTAAAATTGCCTTTACATGGTTTGGGCCAAGACCAGTTGTGTTCATCAATGATGCTGAAATGGTCAAGGATATTTTCTCAAAGCCTTACATTTTTGTGAAGCCGGAGAATTAtcacataattaagctactaaTTAAAGGATTAGCAACATCTAACAAGGATATTTGGTCAAGACATCgtaaaatcatcaatcctgcTTTTCACCTTGAAAAGCTTAAGGTTAGTTAATTTATACTCCCTCTAGTCCGTCTCAATTTAAATATCTTAGTTTGGTCGGATacgaagtttaaaaaaaataaagagagactTTTGTTGCTTAAATTAAAGATGTATGTAGTCTTTCAATTTTTGTGGTACTCCCTCTATTctattttagttgtcatgataaGATTTTGAATAATCCTTAAGAAAACATTAATTAGGAGCGTTATTGACTAATATActctttattaattttttaatatttatttgtttatgtgcctcttaattctagaataattaatgctaagggtaaagttgaaaaaatataattaattctctattaattatttaaattgacaactatttttaatataaataacaactaatatgggacggagggagtgTCAAACTTGTCATGTACAATGTTAGAATTGAAAAACTTAACGAATATAGAAAGAGTTAACTCTTTTTtagacataccaaaagaaaagtaagGCATTTAAATTAGAAGGAAGGGAGTAGTATTTGTTGAAGTGTGTATGACACTGAATTTGAATGGGTCAAAATGAACTTTATTTAGTCTTCTTAAAGAAGGGGATAtttacaaaattaaataaataaataaataaattgtattATAACAGAAAATagctaaattatattttgtaattATTAGGTTAAAGGaacttttcaaagaaaattttaaaaataagaaaggTAAGCGTTATATTATAAACCACAAAGGAAGTAAGTATTACGAAACCAAACTTGAAGGGGGGTTTATGTAACTATCCCTTTAGATTTTAGCTATAATAATTTTGTGAGGAAATTAGTCTAATTGGAGTGACTTTATTGGCACAAAACAAATATAAGTGACTTTAGATAATTTGTTATAGTTGAGTGACCATACAAGTTATTTGCTCGGTGTGTGAATATCTCATCTAAAAACTTTAGTCGTCAGAGAGAACACAttgatttttgtttcttttgttatatCTTCAACAATATGAATAAAATTCTCAATTGGATGCATCTATGTTTACTTAATTATTACTGataaagttatatttatttattcatagaTTATGATACCAATATTTTACTCATGTTGTTGTGACATGGTGAGCAAATGGGAGAAGATTGTTGTTGAAAATAGatcatatgagttggatttgtgGCCAAATCTTGAAATTTTGACTTCAGATGCACTTTCAAAAGTTGCATTTGGATCAAGTTATGAAGaaggtaaaaaaatatttaatcttCAAATGGAACTCAGTGAGCTAGTTATGAAATCATTTCCTCTTCCAGGAGCAAGGTAAAATTACCACTACATATATAGATTGTATAATTTATTTACATAGATAAATGTCCTCGAGGTTAAATTTCGATATAATCATTGAACTTTATCCACTAAcagtaaaattataaaatcgTTCTTTATCACACTATATCTATAAATTAAGTTAgaaaactattttcttttatattagaGCATCTCAACATTACCCCACTATAACAACAAAAGTCTATACACTTCATTGACTATCGAGACAAAACTTACACCTTAAGGTGATTTTACTGTAACAACAAATAAAAGTTTCATAATTTTATTGCACATAATATATAATGGATAAAATTTTATGAGTTTACTATAATAGTGGGTAAAACGCGATTACTTAATGCGACAAAAGATGCTTATATATAGTAGGCAaaattttactattttgatgtgacaaaaattaattttataacttcacaaaaaaaaaaaagatgtttAGTGATTATACGTGAAATTAGCCGGCATCCTCCTATGTCTCTATTGAcaagtttattttttaactttactATAGTCTTTTGCCGACTAAAACAAATCGAAAGGTGAAGGAAATTGCTAAGGAAGTAAGAACTTCAATTCAAGGTATTATTACTAAAAGGTTGAAGGCAATGGAAGGAGGAAATGCTCGTATTAGTTATGATGATTTACTTGGAGTTTTATTAGAATCACATTTGACACAAATTAAAGAAGGTGAAAACAAGAATCTGGGAATGAGTATGGAGGAGGTCATTGAAGAATGTGAGTTTTTTCATTTTGCTGGGCATGAGTCTACTTCAGTTCTGATAATGTGGGCACTAATTTTATTGTCTAAGCATTTGGACTGGCAAGAACGTGCTAGAGAAGAGATTCTACAAGTGCTTGGTGACCAAAAACCAGACTTTGATGTTTTGTTGCGATTGAAAATGGTAAGTTTCCCTCCATTCTCTGCAGAGAACATTCTCTAGAATTAAATTTTGATGTCAAATTTGCccataattatataatttgcCCAACTCACGTAGACTTGGACGGGTTGGACTTGATCTACATTCCATTTGTTCTGTCATTTTGAGCATAGCTCAAGTTAGTTCATATGGGGTGTGAGGGTTTGCTCAGTTGGTTGAGGCCCTCCAAATCCATTCCCCTCACccacccacccccaccccccaccccaaaaaaaagaagttagtTCATACAAAAGCTTATGTTTGTTTGGTCTTATTTACATTCCAAATCGACCTATAAGAAAatttataatcatgatatataGCCACTTGGGGATTAGGGAAATAAGTTTTCTAGATTTGATTAGTTTGATATAGTCAtgacaaataaattttaaaaatatttaatataacaaaataattaaacagATTATAAAAAAACCAACAAGCAAATGAAAATTGGTTTTGAGTTTGGCTGGGGGGTTGTAAAATTCACAAATAGACACTTTTTAGACATGTAATTGCAAAATTGTTATTGTCAGAGTTGCGAATTTCAGAACATcactattttttcaaaattaggaTCATCGCAAAGTGGTTAATTAACTCTATTTCCTCCGAGTCAGGTGAGTTGTGTTATGATGCATAGACAAATTCACCTTGATATTGGACGGGTTATAGCACATTCGGTTTGCTTTAACCCTTCCATATGCAACTCAATCCGCTTATTTGACTTGATCTCTTTTTTTCACAGGTCAATATGATTCTTCTTGAGACTCTAAG
Protein-coding sequences here:
- the LOC129891871 gene encoding cytochrome P450 CYP72A219-like gives rise to the protein MGVSVAPSVDSSIDPGKIAFTWFGPRPVVFINDAEMVKDIFSKPYIFVKPENYHIIKLLIKGLATSNKDIWSRHRKIINPAFHLEKLKIMIPIFYSCCCDMVSKWEKIVVENRSYELDLWPNLEILTSDALSKVAFGSSYEEGKKIFNLQMELSELVMKSFPLPGASLLPTKTNRKVKEIAKEVRTSIQGIITKRLKAMEGGNARISYDDLLGVLLESHLTQIKEGENKNLGMSMEEVIEECEFFHFAGHESTSVLIMWALILLSKHLDWQERAREEILQVLGDQKPDFDVLLRLKMVNMILLETLRLYPPGVMFARVLGETTKLGNITLPSGVQVNIPTLLIHRDQEIWGNDANEFNPERFSEGVASSTRGKFGYFPFGYGPRVCIGQNFAMLEAKVALATFLRHFTFEISPSYAHAPYLVVTLQAQYGAQVLLHKVVSSE